The following coding sequences lie in one Apium graveolens cultivar Ventura chromosome 1, ASM990537v1, whole genome shotgun sequence genomic window:
- the LOC141673920 gene encoding uncharacterized protein LOC141673920, which produces MLLLVLHSPSSFHYNSTTSRNSVNRLPNANSNTSFPSNANFKPLWMDKNNGNKYKERIVGVDVRNKCSDEILKDSAREGDNRSPDFEAEEKHSVPPLISALKATAGQNAATFNFPGHNRGRAAPSSLVELIGQRPFLLDLPELDNLFSPEGPVSHAQREASKLFGASETWFLVGGTTCGIQAAIMATCSPGDTLILPRNSHVSAISAMVFSGAVPKYMIPRYDLCWDIAGGTSFAQVEKAIKELETEGRKAAAVFVTSPTYHGICSNVNKISMLCHSRNIPLIVDEAHGAHFGFHPELPSSSLCQGADLVVQSTHKVLCSLSQSSMLHMSGNIVNRGIICRCIQSLQSTSPSSLLLSSLDAARAQISDNQETIFDRAVKLAFEAKRLIQRIPGISVLNLRAFSSFSAMDPLRITVGVWELGVSGFEADDMLYKEYEVVSELTGLRSITFVITLGTSREHIQRLVLGLKHLSDIFYTAQGNGKEARLIDRQQLTCSLEDIRTKLSPREAFFARKRTVSFEKSIGEICGELICPYPPGVPLMIPGEIITKSVLNYLLQVKSKGGVITGAADPLLDTIVVCDGQVNSSL; this is translated from the exons ATGCTACTACTTGTCCTCCACTCCCCCTCCTCCTTCCACTATAATTCTACTACATCTCGTAACAGTGTTAATAGATTGCCGAATGCGAATAGTAATACTAGTTTTCCCTCCAATGCCAATTTTAAACCACTATGGATGGATAAGAATAACGGCAACAAGTACAAG GAAAGAATTGTTGGAGTAGATGTACGAAACAAGTGCAGTGACGAAATTCTCAAAGATAGTGCCAGAGAGGGTGATAACAGAAGCCCTGATTTTGAAGCTGAGGAGAAACACAGTGTTCCTCCTCTGATTAGTGCATTAAAAGCTACAGCAGGACAAAATGCAGCCACATTTAACTTCCCAGGGCACAACAGAGGACGAGCTGCACCATCGTCATTAGTTGAACTAATTGGCCAAAGACCTTTTCTTCTTGATTTACCAGAGCTTGACAACCTCTTCTCTCCAGAGGGGCCTGTTTCGCACGCACAAAGAGAAGCTTCGAAATTGTTTGGAGCATCAGAAACATGGTTTCTTGTTGGAGGAACTACATGTGGAATTCAAGCAGCCATTATGGCTACCTGTTCACCAGGAGACACACTTATCCTGCCTCGTAATTCACATGTATCAGCCATTTCTGCTATGGTCTTTTCTGGTGCTGTTCCAAAGTATATGATCCCTCGTTATGATCTTTGTTGGGACATTGCTGGAGGGACCAGTTTCGCACAG GTTGAGAAAGCAATAAAGGAATTGGAAACTGAAGGACGAAAAGCAGCAGCAGTTTTTGTTACTTCCCCTACATACCATGGTATCTGCAGCAACGTAAATAAGATATCCATGCTCTGTCATTCTCGCAATATCCCTTTAATTGTTGATGAGGCCCATGGTGCCCATTTTGGATTTCATCCGGAGCTGCCATCTTCATCGCTTTGTCAAGGGGCTGATCTAGTTGTGCAGTCCACTCACAAAGTGTTGTGCTCTTTGTCACAGTCATCCATGTTACACATGTCAGGAAATATCGTAAATCGAGGAATAATCTGCAGATGTATTCAATCACTTCAAAGCACCAGTCCGAGTTCTCTGCTCCTATCTTCATTAGATGCTGCTAGGGCGCAAATAAGCGACAATCAAGAAACTATCTTCGACAGAGCTGTGAAACTGGCTTTTGAGGCCAAGAGACTGATCCAAAGAATTCCTGGAATCTCAGTACTAAATTTACGGGCATTTTCTAGTTTTTCTGCTATGGATCCATTGCGAATTACTGTTGGTGTGTGGGAGCTTGGTGTATCAGGCTTTGAAGCTGATGATATGTTGTACAAGGAATATGAAGTTGTTTCAGAACTCACTGGATTGCGATCTATAACCTTTGTAATCACATTAGGCACTAGTAGAGAACATATTCAGAGGCTTGTGTTAGGATTAAAGCATCTTTCAGATATTTTCTACACAGCTCAGGGCAACGGAAAAGAAGCAAGACTAATTGACAGGCAGCAGTTGACATGTTCCTTAGAAGACATAAGGACTAAGTTAAGCCCAAGAGAAGCCTTCTTTGCGAGGAAGAGGACAGTGAGTTTCGAAAAAAGTATTGGAGAGATATGCGGCGAGTTAATATGTCCCTATCCACCAGGGGTACCACTGATGATTCCTGGTGAAATTATTACAAAAAGTGTTTTGAATTATCTTCTGCAGGTAAAGAGCAAAGGTGGTGTCATTACAGGAGCAGCTGATCCGCTGCTGGATACCATAGTTGTATGTGATGGCCAAGTAAATAGCAGTCTGTGA